TCTGTTGGAATCTATTTAAGGTCTAATTTGTGTTTAACTTGCGTCGCTTAAATGTCTCTACGGATATTTAAGCCGGTATTAATGACATCCTTTATCAGGAACTATGAGAAAAGTTGTACAAGTTGTATTGATTGGTGGTTTTGTTGTTTTGTTTGCAGGATTTCGTGCTAATGACAAAAAATGGGAAAAGCCGTTTTCTCGTTTGGACAATGAGGTAAGGAAAAATAGTAGAGCCTATCAAACTCTAGGCGATGCTACAAAGTCAATCGGGCACCGCTTAACGGGAAGTGTGAACGGTGAAAAAGCGGAAGAGTATGCTTTCAAACTGTTGAAAAGCTACGGTTTTACCGATGTGGTTTACCAGCCTTTTGAAGTGGAAGCCTGGATGCGTGATACCGTGACACTATCCATTGCACCAGGCAGCAGCGACAATTTCAGAGATGTCCCCGTTGTATCATTGGCGCACTCGCCTGTCGAATCGAACCTGCAAGGGCAGATTGTAGATGTGGGCAATGGACTGGAAGAGGATTTTGAATTAATGAAAGAAAAGGTAAAGGGTAAAGTAGCCCTTGCCAATATAAATCTGGTCGGTGTTACCGGTAAGAAAAACCTTCACAGGTCGGAAAAAACGGCCCTTGCCATTAAGTACGGCGCTCGCGGCGTGATTATGGTTAATGGTGCCCCGGGCAAGATATTGCTGACTGGAACGGCCTCGGTAACCGGCGCTATTATCTCCATTCCGGCTGTTTGTATTTCGAACGACAGTGGCAATGAAGTGAGAAAATGGATCAAGGAAGAAGGCCCATTGGAAGCGCATATTGATATGCACAATATCTCAAAACCGATCAAAGCAAGGAATGTTATTGCGACATTGAAAGGTAAATCAGACGAGAAAGTGATCATCGGGGGCCATTTGGATTCATGGGACCTTGCAACCGGTGCCATTGATAATGGAATCGGATCTTTTGCGGTGATGGATATTGCGAGAACGTTCAAGGCACTTAAACTTAAACCTGAGCGTACAATCCAGTTCGTCTTATTCATGGGAGAGGAGCAGGGCTTGCTAGGCTCAAAGCATTTTGTCAGTGAACTTAAAAAGTCTGGAAGTATTGACAAGATAGCCTATATGATGAACCTGGATATGACCAATGATCCCAAGGGCGTGAATGCATTCGGAAGAGAGGAAATGAACGAGTTCTTCGCAGGGGTTGGGAATGCGATTCACCATGTGGACGAAACTTTTAAAAATGAAACTACCAATCGGGCAGGCCTTCACAGCGATCATCAGCCATTTATGTTGGAAGGCGTGCCCATAGCAGGTTTGTCGGGACATCTGGATCCCGGTGTTCTGCAATGCTACCACGCAGATTGCGACGATTTTAGTCTGGTCAACAAAGAGCAGTTTGAAAATACCGTTCGTATAGGGTCTATGTACTTATATGCGCTGGCCAATGCTGAGAATATTGCTGTAAAGAAACTTTCGGATCAGAAAACACGCGATTTCCTGATTTCACAGGGGCTGAAAGAAGAATTGGTGATTGGTCAGGAGTGGCGCTGGGAACAGTAACGAGTTAGTTTCCCGAAAGATAGGAAGTGACTCCGAGAGGTGCGTGTATCCCGGACAAGACTTAATAACAGTTTATAATGCTTGTTTTTCCAAATGCTAAAATCAACCTGGGGCTTAACATCGTTGAAAAGCGTGTCGACGGCTTTCACAACATTGAGTCCTGCTTTTATCCTGTCGGATGGACAGATGCGCTGGAAATAACGCCAGCAGGCCAGTTTACATTTCAGTCAGACGGAATTGCTATTCCAGGAAATGGGAATGACAACCTGTGCGCGAAAGCGTATCAAATGTTGGCTGTCGATT
The genomic region above belongs to Dyadobacter pollutisoli and contains:
- a CDS encoding M28 family peptidase, whose amino-acid sequence is MRKVVQVVLIGGFVVLFAGFRANDKKWEKPFSRLDNEVRKNSRAYQTLGDATKSIGHRLTGSVNGEKAEEYAFKLLKSYGFTDVVYQPFEVEAWMRDTVTLSIAPGSSDNFRDVPVVSLAHSPVESNLQGQIVDVGNGLEEDFELMKEKVKGKVALANINLVGVTGKKNLHRSEKTALAIKYGARGVIMVNGAPGKILLTGTASVTGAIISIPAVCISNDSGNEVRKWIKEEGPLEAHIDMHNISKPIKARNVIATLKGKSDEKVIIGGHLDSWDLATGAIDNGIGSFAVMDIARTFKALKLKPERTIQFVLFMGEEQGLLGSKHFVSELKKSGSIDKIAYMMNLDMTNDPKGVNAFGREEMNEFFAGVGNAIHHVDETFKNETTNRAGLHSDHQPFMLEGVPIAGLSGHLDPGVLQCYHADCDDFSLVNKEQFENTVRIGSMYLYALANAENIAVKKLSDQKTRDFLISQGLKEELVIGQEWRWEQ